The sequence TAGTTGAGGTAGCTGAACAAGGCGGAGTCGTAACCACTTTATCAAATCCATATGGCATCGCTACAGTGTTTGGACTGACATCAGAAGAAACAAAGCTTATAGTGCCTGTAGCAAGAGCACTTATAGGAAACAGATCCGCAGTTGTTATAAGGACTCCAAAAGGAGATGTTCAGGAAAAGAAAATTCCTGCAGGGAACATTCAGATAGATGGATTAAAGCACAAGGAAACGGTAGAGGTTGAAGCTGGCGCAGCAAAAATAATGGAAGCGGTCAAACTTTCCATTCCCATTCAGGACATCAGAGGTGAGTCTGGAACTAATGCTGGTGGAATGCTAGAGAGAGTTAGGCAGGTAATGGCAAAGCTAACGAATCAGAAGCTAGCTGATATAAAGATTCAGGATCTATTAGCTGTTGATACTTTCGTGCCACAGAAAGTAAAGGGTGGTTTAGCACAAGAATTCTCAATGGATAATGCTGTAGGCATAGCCGCTATGGTTAAGGCGGACAAGCTTCAGATGCAGATGATTGCCCATAAGCTTCAGGAGAAATTAAAGGTTGACGTAGAAGTTGGCGGAGTAGAAGCGGATATGGCTATAAGAGGTGCCCTCACAACTCCTGGAAGCAGTACTCCTCTTGCAATACTTGATATGGGAGCAGGCTCCACAGATGCATCCATAATAAATAAAGAAGGAAAAATATGTTCCATACACCTGGCTGGCGCTGGAAATATGGTAACCATGTTAATCAAATCCGAACTAGGGTTGGAAGATTTGAATCTGGCAGAAGACATTAAGAAATACCCACTGGCTAAGGTTGAAAGCTTATTCCATATTAGACATGAAGATAGTACAGTAGAGTTTTTTGACAACCCTCTGGATTCCTCTGTATTTGCTAAAGTAGTAATACTTAAGGATGGAATGCTGATTCCGATAGATGGTCAGAACTCTCTGGAAAAAATCAAGATGGTAAGAAAAACAGCAAAAGAGAAGGTATTTGTTACTAATTGTCTTCGAGCCTTAAGCATAGTATCTCCAACTGGAAATATAAGAGATATAGAGTTTGTGGTATTAGTAGGAGGTTCCTCGTTGGACTTTGAGATACCACAGCTGGTTACTGATGCCCTTTCTCATTATGGTGTAGTGGCGGGAAGAGGAAATGTACGAGGGATAGAAGGACCGAGAAATGCCGTAGCTACTGGACTCCTACTTGGCTTTAACTTCATTCAGCAGAAGGCCTCCACTTCTATAAGTGGGGGATGAATGCAAAGGGTACTTTGATTCAGTGGGGGTTCAAACCCCGGCTGAATGTAGTTAAGCCTCCGGCGGATATCTCGGATTTTTTTAAGGTAGTTTATCGAGCGAGCTTGATAAAAATCCGGACGCAAATTCGACGGGCGAATTTGATCAGAAATAAGGAAGATTACTGATGAAACATGATGAAACTAGAAAACCAAGAATACATGTATATTACACTCCTGAAATAGAGGATATATCTATTTTCGAAGATGTGCTTTTTGGCATAGAAGAAGAAGGCATTCCCTATGCAGTTAAGGAAGAAATGAACTTGAACTCTTTAGAGTTATGTTATAAGGCTGCCCAGCGGTCCAACTTAGCTGTAGGCATAGGGATAAAGGCAGATGGAGAAGTCACACTGACTTTTAATAAGCTAAAGAAAAATGAACCTTTATTTATTGTCGACTCATGTTGGGATAAAACCATTCTTAGAAATTTAGGGACAAATGCAGGTAGGTTGGTTAAGGGAATAGCATTCAAGTAAATTCTAGGTGTGGTTAGAAGTTCGGAGAGCGTAATAATAAGTCTAGGTAGAAAAGAAAAGGTAAGAGAAGAAATTAGAAAATATGTGAATAACTATACAAATGCTTTGTTCGCAATGGACAGGTTTGAAGAGATGAACTAGAAAGAGATTTTCGAAGGGAGATAAGAATCTTGCAGAAGGTAAATGAAATCAAACAATTAAGCTTAGATATCGTAAAGAAAATGGCTGCCGCAGCTGAAGCAAAGGCTGTTGAAATGAATGTGCCAGTAGTCTTCGCTGCAGTGGATGCAGGAGCAAACTTAATGCTTATGTACAGAATGGAAAATGCATTTATTACAAGTGTAGATATAGCTGTGAACAAAGCCTTTACTTCAGCAGCATTAAAAATAGGAACACATGAAGTCACTCCCAACATTCAGCCGGGAGAGAGCCTTTACGGATTACAGTTAACTAATAACTGTAGAATAGTGCCTTTTGGCGGTGGGTTACCGGTAATAACGGATGGACAAGTTGTTGGAGCAATCGGCGTAAGTGGAGGAACTGTTGAGGAAGATATGACTATAGCGAAAGCCGCATTAGAAATTTTTGGAGAATAGTTAAGGTGAGAAAAGGAGAAATATGATATGAGAATGTATGATTATTTAGTACCAAGTGTTAATTTTATGGGAGCAGGGTGCCTAAGCGTTATCGGAGAAAGGTGTAAAATTCTAGGGGGAAAAAAAGCACTTATTGTTACAGATAAATTTTTAAGAGGCATGGAAGGTGGAGCAGTTGATTTAACTGTGAAGTATTTAACAGAGGCAGGAATAGAATTTGCTATTTATGATGAAGTAGAACCAAATCCAAAGGATACAAATGTAAAAGACGGCCTTAAGATATACCAAAGAGAAGGCTGTGACATGATAGTGACAGTTGGAGGAGGAAGTTCTCACGATTGTGGAAAAGGTATCGGAATAGTTGCAACACATGATGGAGATTTATATGACTATGCTGGGATCGAAACGTTAACAAATGCACTTCCTCCGTTAGTTTCAGTAAATACGACAGCGGGAACGGCAAGTGAAGTTACAAGACATTGTGTTATAACAAATACGCAAACTAAAGTTAAATATGTAATAGTTAGCTGGAGAAATCTACCACTAGTATCCTTCAACGATCCAATGTTAATGGTAAAGAAGCCAGCTGGATTGACTGCCGCTACAGGAATGGATGCATTGACCCATGCGATTGAAGCTTATGTTTCAAAGGATGCAAATCCAGTAACTGATGCAGCTGCCATACAAGCTATTAAATTAATAGCGCAAAATTTAAGACAGGCAGTTGCACTTGGAGATAATCTAGTGGCAAGAGAAAATATGGCCTATGCTTCCTTATTAGCTGGTATGGCATTTAACAATGCAAACTTAGGATATGTTCATGCGATGGCACATCAATTAGGGGGATTATATGATATGCCTCACGGAGTAGCTAATGCTATGCTTCTTCCACATGTTGAAAGATTTAATCTCATCTCAAATCCTAATAAGTTTGCTGATATTGCTGAATTCCTTGGAGAAAATATTACTGGATTATCAGTCATGGATGCCGCTGAAAAGGCTATCGATGCGATGTTCAGACTTTCTAAAGATGTTGGAATTCCAGCCAGTTTAAAAGAGATGGGCGTGAAAGAAGAGGATTTTGAATATATGGCAGAAATGGCATTAAAGGATGGAAATGCCTTCAGTAACCCTAGAAAAGGAAGCGAAAAGGATATCATTAATATATTTAAGTCAGCATTTTAATTGAAGCTTTAATATCAGCAGAAAATTAATCAGGGAATGTCCTAAAATCAATAACAATGATTTTGGGGCATTCCCTTTCTCGTCTTTTTCATATTCTTCCTCTTCAATCCGTGCTCGAATGCTTTTTAGTTCCTTGCTGTAAACCAGGTACTGTTGCTTTGCAGGGGACCTGTCCCTTCGTCCCAGGGACAAGGCCAGCCCTATGTCCCAAGATACTTTTCGTTGCGTGATATCATTTGCAGGTAGCGGTAGACGCTTGATTCGGACATTCCCATGATATCGGCTACTTCATTGATCGTCCCTTTAATTTCAAAGACACCATTTTCTTTTAATTTGGAAATAGCCTGTCTTTTTTGTTCTGGAGATAATTGAGCACCCGATTCGATGATCTCTTTATCGATGACGGAGTAAATAATATGACTAATACTATCGGTCAGTTTTTCCACTGGCTGTTCTTGATCGGTTTTCTGTTCGATCTGCTCGATATCTAAGCTTAAATTAGCCAATTTTAGGACATCCATTGCGACTTTCTTATAGACATCCGCATCGAAATTTATACATAAAAGACCCTGTAATTGGCCTTCCTGGTCCTTAATAAACAGGGTGGAGGAACGATATTTTTTACCTCTTGGTCCTTCTCCAACATAGGCCACAACATGATCCTTCTCCAAATATACCTTTTCATTGATTAGTTTTTTGGCATAGTCGGTTAAGGGACCTCCTAAGGTTCTTCCACTTAAGTCTCCGTTAACGATGTGACCAATCTGAGAACCTCCATCAGGATTCAAAACATGTAAGACTAATTCATAGTTAGCGCCCAAAATCTCTCCGAAATAATTCATAATCTTTTGATAGTGTCGAAAGAGTTCCTGATCCAAGTAAGTATCCCTCCTTTAAAGAGTAATCAATGATTCCTGGATTTATTTAAGGAGTGAAATTCCTTCAAGCTCGTGGGAAGAGCAATACAAACGCTTTTTGATCGACTTCAGATTAGTACCGTAATTATAACAAGGTTTCCGAATTTTAACAGGGGAAAAACGAATGGTCTGTCACGAATCCGGATTACTTATTTTAGGAAGTTAAAAATGAAGAATAATAATTCTGAAAAATAAATCAAAATGAAGAGAAGTTATCGTCATTTTCTTACTAAAATTATAACAGACTACCGTAACGTTGATAATAAATTCTAATAATAATAATTTCTCATTAATGAATTGACAGTATGGTCACCTATGTGATAATTTATGCATGTAGTAATAAAAAATAATTATTGTAATAATTTTTTATTACATTTCCTAAGAAAAAACTAGAATCATAATCGCTTATTAAACAAATTACTTCATCTAAAGTTCAAAATCAGTACGAATAACAATTGATTGTTTATTTTTTTTTGACTATCGTTGAAAACCTTTACATAGCGGTTGCTGTTGTTGCCATTACCCGCATACTCAAGCTGATAATAGCAGGTCATACGGCCACGATTGGGAAGTAGTATTTTTGCAGGGATAATGACAACCCATATGGATGGCTCATTCTAGTAACTGGTATGGCAACTACGAGGAGGAATCGAATATGAACATGAATGTAGTACCTATTAAGAAGAAAAAAGTTGTTAATTATAAAAGCTGTTTTGATGTCATTGGCCCGGTTATGATCGGACCCTCCAGCTCACATACGGCAGGTGCATTAGAGATTGGAGCCGTTGCGAATAAATTATTACAGGGTGTTCCGGAAAAAGTGGTGGTAAAGTATTATGAATCCTTTGCAGAAACGCATAAAGGACATGGAACGGATTTTGCAATTATCGCTGGTATATTAGGCTTTGCTACCGATGATAGTCGAGTGCCTGACGCTATTAAAATAGCAGAATCTCAGGGGATTGAGATTACTTTTATAGAAGAAGCAGGTGATAGTCCTGCTGGTCACCCTAATACAGCCGATGTTTATCTCGAGGGTGAGAATCGAAGCATTCGAGTATTGGGGACTTCAGTCGGTGGCGGATTAATTGAAGTCAAGCACATTGAAGTGGACGGATTTAGCTTAAGCCTTCAAGGTCCATTGCCCATTATGCTGGCCATTTCTGAAAAAGAAGACCTAGAATTCGTCTTACGCAGAATCCTTAAACAACATCATGTGGAAATTAACCACTTTAACACGTTAGAAAATGATGGGAAACATTTATATGCAATTGCATTAGACTCTCAACTAAATAGTGAAGTTCAGCAGGAATTGAAAACAATTAGCACTTCAGCTAATATCATTATTCTTTAACTTCATTCAGCCAATGCTTTTTGTACCGAAAGCTTGCGACAGGTACAGAAGTCCACCACTTCTACAAGTGGGGATTCAAACCCCGGCTGAATGAAGTTAAGTCTCCGGCGAGTCTTGGATTTTTATAGGTAGTTTATCGAGCGAGCTCGATAAAAATCCGGACGCAAATTCGACGGGCGAATTTGATTAAGATAAGGATGTGAAAGCTTATGTACATGTCCATAAAGGAAATTGTGGATGCGGCTAATGAGAAACAAAAACCGATTTATGCATTAGCAATCGAGCAGGAAATCGAGCAAACGAAAGCTTCATACGAAGAGATTTGGAGCAAAATGGAAAAAAATCTCGTGACAATGGAAAATGCCGTAAAGAGAAGCATCGAGGGCGACGGAGTTTTTTCTCCAACCGGTTTAACTGGAGGAGATGCTGTAAAAATAAAAAAATATCGTGAAGCAGGAAAAACTCTTTCTGGAGATTCAATGATGTTCGGAGTCCAGAACGCTTTCGGTGTCAACGAGGTCAATGCAGCGATGGGAGTCATTTGTGCGACTCCAACAGCAGGTGCAAGTGGGACAATCCCTGGAGTACTCTTTAGTATTCAAGATCAATTACAGCTAACACATGAGGATAAGGTCCATTTTCTATTCACTACCGCTTTATTAGGAATGGTTGTCGCGAATAACGCCTGTATTTCCGGGGCTTTTGGTGGATGTCAGGCCGAAGTAGGAAGTGCCTCAGCCATGGCAGCGGCCGCAGCAGTAGAAGCCGCCGGTGGAACACCGCAGCAATCCTCTGAAGCCTTCTCAACCGCGCTTCAAAATTTACTTGGTTTAGTATGTGATCCGGTTGCGGGCTTGGTCGAAATTCCATGTGTGAAGCGAAATGCAGTCGGAACAGCTAATGCCTTAGTCGCCGCGGATATTGCGCTTGCCGGCGTAACGAATGTTATCAATGCCGACGAGGTGGTTGAAGCGATGTTTAGAGTAGGAAGACAGATGCCTCGAGAATTAAGAGAAACCGGTCTAGGCGGAGTGGCTGCCACACCTACAGGAATTGCGATTAAAAGTAAAATTTTTGGAGACAAGTTTATTAAAAAAGATCGGTAATGAGAAAAAGTAATGCTAGAAAATAATTTTCATTGATAGGTAAGAATGATAGACATCAAGAACGATTTCGCTATTTCCTTGTGATCATCCATGTGGATGATTCACCTAGGCTTACCAGGGGTTATCGGGAATCGATTTCGTGTCCTGTCTATCATGATTATTCATATAAGCATAGCTTATTAGTTTTTATGTAAACGCAAACAACTCAATTGGATGAAATCTTAAGGAGGATATCATAGTTATGTATGGGAATACAGCGAGACAACTAGAATATCAAGAGCAAGTTGAAGAAAAAAAATTACCAGACCCCAAAAAGTGGCACAAACAAGATACGACCTGGGCATTGAGCCTTTTTGGAACAGCCATTGGTGCCGGCGTTCTCTTTCTACCGATTAATGCAGGATCAGGTGGTTTATTTTCACTCTTATTAATTACCGTGCTTGCCTTTCCGGTTATGTATTACTCACATAGAGCGCTTGCCAAAATGATTTATGGCTCCAATTCGGCTGAAGAGGGGATCACAGGGACTATTAGAGAGTATTTTGGAAATGGAGCCAGTAAGGTTTTTAACCTCGTATTCTTCATCTCGATTTATACGATTGTCCTGATGTATTCAGTTGCCCTAACCAATACGGCAAGTAGTTTTATCGTGCATCAATTGCACCTACCAGAGCCGCCAAGAGCGATTTTATCACTTGTATTAGTACTTGGTCTTATTGCTATCCTAAACTTTGGTCAAGATATTACGGTAAAAGTGATGAGTATGCTTGTCTATCCTTTTATCATTTCTCTGCTTTTTATCGCCATTTCTTTAATTCCAAAGTGGAATACGTCGATGCTTAGTTTTTCAAGTGTTTCGACTGCGACAACAGGTGCAGGATATTTCAATATGGTATGGTTGATTTTACCGATTATCGTATTCTCGTTTAACCATTCACCTATTATCTCCTCCTTTGTTATGAAGCAAAGGGAAACCTATGGATTAGCGGCTGTTGACGCGAAATGTGCTCAAATTCAAAAGGTATGTTATATCATGACGTTCGCTGTTGTTATGTTCTTCGTATGGAGCAGTGTCTTGAGCTTAACGCCAAATGATTTGATGATGGCAAAAGAACAGAACTTGACGATTCTTTCTTATCTTGCGAATGAGCTGAATTCACCCTTAATCGCGATTGCCGCTCCGATTATTGCTTTTGTCGCGATTACAAAGTCTTTCCTTGGTCATTATGTAGGGGCATACGAGGTTATGCGTGACATGATTATCGAGACGGGTAAAGCACGCGGAAAAAACATTCAAGAAAAAACAGTTAAGATGATTATTCTTACATTTGTTGTCTTAACATGCTGGTATGTTGCTTATGCCAACCCAAGTATTCTTGGGCTGATTGATTCACTTAGCGGACCGCTAGTAGCTGCTATTTTATGTGTGCTACCAATGTATGCCATCCGTAAAGTTCCTGCGTTAGCAAAATACAGAGGGAAATTTAGCAATGTATTTGTTATTATTGTAGGTGTCCTAACGGTCTTAGCAAGTGTGAAATCATTATTCTAATTTAACTTCATTCAGCAAATGCTTTTTGTACCGAAAGCTTGCGACAGGTACAGAAGTCCTCCATTTCTACAAGTGGGGGATGAATGCAAATCGTACTTCGATTCAGTGGGGGTTCAAACCCCGGCTGAATGAAGTTAAGCCTCCGGCGGATGTCATGGATTTTTTAGGGGTAATTTATCGAGCGAGCTCGATAAAAATCCGGACGCAAATTCGACGAGCGAATTTGATTCCTTTTTTCCTGAGCTTGATCAGATTGCTTGTTATAGGCATCTGATAAAGCTCTCTTTTTATTAGTATCCTATTCGCATGAATCCCATGCCATAGTGAAAGATAAGAAAATAATACTTTTGATTTGGTAAAAGAGGAATAGCACGTTCGAACAGTCCCTATTCGTTTAGGCTCTGTTTAGCTTGAAAAAGGGTTATCAGGATGCGGGGAGCCATTTTTTCAAAATGAAAAACGGCTGAATTCATGCCCTGTAGCATTCAGAGCCGCATCATTAGTGCTTAACTTCATTCAGCCAATGCTTTTTGTACCGAGAGCTTGCGACAGGTACAGAGAGCCTCCACTTCTACAAGTGGGGATTCAAACCCCGGCTGAATGAAGTTAAGCCTCCGGCGAGTCTTGCGATTTTTATAGGTAGTTTATCGAGCGAGCTCGATAAAAATCCGGACGCAAATTCGACGGGCAAATTTGATCAATGCCTTAGTTTGAAGGAGTGATACTATGTCTTTTAAAAATTTGCAGGAGTTAGTGGAAACGGCTGCGCGCGAGAATACAACCATTGCAGAATTAATGATAAAAACCGAAGAGGCAGAGAAGGGTTTATCGAGAGCGGCGATTATCGAGAAAAAATCCGAGCTGTTTACCGTCATTGAGGAGGCTGTTCGCAGAGGAACAGAGAGTCCGGTCGTGTCTCGTGCATGCCAAACAGGGGGAGATGGCAACCGACTTTATGTGTATGCGAATGAAGGGAACACCTTTGTCCACTCTAGCACTCTGCAGGCTGCAGCCAATGCACTTGCCGTATCAGAGGTGAATGAGGCGATTGGCAGGATTGCCGCAACCCCAACGGTAGGCTCGACGGGGATTTTACCGGCTGTCCTTGTACATGCCCTTGACAGCGGAAGATTTACTCGTGACCAGATTGTGTTATCGACGTTTACAGCTTCTGCATTGGGCCTAGTAATCGCCAATCGAGCCTCGATTTCAAGGACGGAGGGCGATTGTCAGGTTGAAATTGGATCGGCGACGGCCATGGCTGCCGGTACGCTAGTCGAATTAGCCGGCGGAACACCGGAGCAGGTAGGGCATGCGGTTGGGATTGCTTTAAAACATTCATTGGGATTGGTTTATGCTCCTTTTGAGAGAAAGGCGGAAATTTCGTGTATCTATCACACCGGGCTACCGGCCATTACCGCACTTGCTGCGGCAGATATGGCATTAGCAGGGGTGGTTTGCCACATCCCTGCCGATGAAATCATTCAATTAATGCGTGAAGGCAGAAAACCACTGACTGAATTATTTGGTGCAGGGGGGCTGGAAGGGTCCCAGCGTGAACAAAGCATCCATGAACCCGTCATGGGGGAGCCTTTGAGTGCTCATAAAGCCGGAGCGGCTCGGATTGGTCAGATTGCTTACCAGCTTTTAAATGAAAAGCCTCTATCAGCTAAGTTCACCTTGATGGGGTCTTTTGCCGAAGCCCAGGAGGGGGACGGGATTGATTTAGCCCTTTTAGCTGGCGTTCTCGGGTTATCCGCAACGGATGATGATAAGGTGAATGCGAAGGAAGTGGCCGAAAGAAATGGAGTAGTTGTTGAGTTTACCAAACAAGCTCTCGGAAGCCACCATCCAAACACCGTTTTGATTGAGTTAGCGGGAGAATTACATAAAGTAAAGGTATTGGCCAGCTCTTTAGGTGGCGGTAAAGTGGAGGTTCAGGAGTTTGATGGCTTTCCATTGAAATTTAGTGGTGAACGACCAACCTTAATCATCCGCCACTCTGACCGCAAAGGCGTCATCGCCGATTTATCGTGGATTATTCAGGAAAAAGGCTGTAACATCGCCCGCATGGGAAATGAACGCTCCACCCTCAACGGCCCCGCCCTGACCATTTGCGAAGTCGACAATCCCGTCGACGAAAGTCTCCTAGCCATGCTAAAGAGGGAAATACCGATCATCGATGAGATTTTGTTAGTGCAGAAGTGACAGGCACCACCCGAGTTTTGTCACTATTTGTCGATAACGGGATGCAGGGACAGGTCCGTTGTCTTATACCTTAAATAAGCAAAGCCCTATCCAGATGTTAGCTGATGGATAGGGCTTTCATCATTCATTATTTACTTACATATGTGACTTTGTCCTCCATATGAGTCAGCGGACTGGCCTTCAAATCAGTTCACAAGTTTAAAAAGTTTATCCTTCTCTCCATTTAAATAATGAATAATATTCCAACAGGAGATTTCTTGCAACGCTTCGAATGACGTTGTTGAGTAAAAGGAAGCGTGTGGTGTGATAATGACGTTTTCACGGTGTGCAAGCGGATGGTTATTTAAATCAGGCGTTTCGTTTATTAGGATATCCAGGCCTGCAGCACGCACTTTTCCTTTATCCAACGCATCAACCAGGGCATCTTCGTCAACACTTAACCCACGTCCCATATTAATGAAAATAGGCTTCTTCTCCATTGAATTAAATGCCTTCTTATCAAAAAAACGAATATTACTATTATTTAAATTCATA comes from Bacillus tuaregi and encodes:
- the sdaAB gene encoding L-serine ammonia-lyase, iron-sulfur-dependent subunit beta encodes the protein MNMNVVPIKKKKVVNYKSCFDVIGPVMIGPSSSHTAGALEIGAVANKLLQGVPEKVVVKYYESFAETHKGHGTDFAIIAGILGFATDDSRVPDAIKIAESQGIEITFIEEAGDSPAGHPNTADVYLEGENRSIRVLGTSVGGGLIEVKHIEVDGFSLSLQGPLPIMLAISEKEDLEFVLRRILKQHHVEINHFNTLENDGKHLYAIALDSQLNSEVQQELKTISTSANIIIL
- a CDS encoding GlcG/HbpS family heme-binding protein, which gives rise to MQKVNEIKQLSLDIVKKMAAAAEAKAVEMNVPVVFAAVDAGANLMLMYRMENAFITSVDIAVNKAFTSAALKIGTHEVTPNIQPGESLYGLQLTNNCRIVPFGGGLPVITDGQVVGAIGVSGGTVEEDMTIAKAALEIFGE
- a CDS encoding L-serine ammonia-lyase, iron-sulfur-dependent, subunit alpha codes for the protein MSFKNLQELVETAARENTTIAELMIKTEEAEKGLSRAAIIEKKSELFTVIEEAVRRGTESPVVSRACQTGGDGNRLYVYANEGNTFVHSSTLQAAANALAVSEVNEAIGRIAATPTVGSTGILPAVLVHALDSGRFTRDQIVLSTFTASALGLVIANRASISRTEGDCQVEIGSATAMAAGTLVELAGGTPEQVGHAVGIALKHSLGLVYAPFERKAEISCIYHTGLPAITALAAADMALAGVVCHIPADEIIQLMREGRKPLTELFGAGGLEGSQREQSIHEPVMGEPLSAHKAGAARIGQIAYQLLNEKPLSAKFTLMGSFAEAQEGDGIDLALLAGVLGLSATDDDKVNAKEVAERNGVVVEFTKQALGSHHPNTVLIELAGELHKVKVLASSLGGGKVEVQEFDGFPLKFSGERPTLIIRHSDRKGVIADLSWIIQEKGCNIARMGNERSTLNGPALTICEVDNPVDESLLAMLKREIPIIDEILLVQK
- the sdaAA gene encoding L-serine ammonia-lyase, iron-sulfur-dependent, subunit alpha — protein: MYMSIKEIVDAANEKQKPIYALAIEQEIEQTKASYEEIWSKMEKNLVTMENAVKRSIEGDGVFSPTGLTGGDAVKIKKYREAGKTLSGDSMMFGVQNAFGVNEVNAAMGVICATPTAGASGTIPGVLFSIQDQLQLTHEDKVHFLFTTALLGMVVANNACISGAFGGCQAEVGSASAMAAAAAVEAAGGTPQQSSEAFSTALQNLLGLVCDPVAGLVEIPCVKRNAVGTANALVAADIALAGVTNVINADEVVEAMFRVGRQMPRELRETGLGGVAATPTGIAIKSKIFGDKFIKKDR
- a CDS encoding iron-containing alcohol dehydrogenase, with protein sequence MRMYDYLVPSVNFMGAGCLSVIGERCKILGGKKALIVTDKFLRGMEGGAVDLTVKYLTEAGIEFAIYDEVEPNPKDTNVKDGLKIYQREGCDMIVTVGGGSSHDCGKGIGIVATHDGDLYDYAGIETLTNALPPLVSVNTTAGTASEVTRHCVITNTQTKVKYVIVSWRNLPLVSFNDPMLMVKKPAGLTAATGMDALTHAIEAYVSKDANPVTDAAAIQAIKLIAQNLRQAVALGDNLVARENMAYASLLAGMAFNNANLGYVHAMAHQLGGLYDMPHGVANAMLLPHVERFNLISNPNKFADIAEFLGENITGLSVMDAAEKAIDAMFRLSKDVGIPASLKEMGVKEEDFEYMAEMALKDGNAFSNPRKGSEKDIINIFKSAF
- a CDS encoding aromatic amino acid transport family protein → MYGNTARQLEYQEQVEEKKLPDPKKWHKQDTTWALSLFGTAIGAGVLFLPINAGSGGLFSLLLITVLAFPVMYYSHRALAKMIYGSNSAEEGITGTIREYFGNGASKVFNLVFFISIYTIVLMYSVALTNTASSFIVHQLHLPEPPRAILSLVLVLGLIAILNFGQDITVKVMSMLVYPFIISLLFIAISLIPKWNTSMLSFSSVSTATTGAGYFNMVWLILPIIVFSFNHSPIISSFVMKQRETYGLAAVDAKCAQIQKVCYIMTFAVVMFFVWSSVLSLTPNDLMMAKEQNLTILSYLANELNSPLIAIAAPIIAFVAITKSFLGHYVGAYEVMRDMIIETGKARGKNIQEKTVKMIILTFVVLTCWYVAYANPSILGLIDSLSGPLVAAILCVLPMYAIRKVPALAKYRGKFSNVFVIIVGVLTVLASVKSLF
- a CDS encoding helix-turn-helix transcriptional regulator — its product is MDQELFRHYQKIMNYFGEILGANYELVLHVLNPDGGSQIGHIVNGDLSGRTLGGPLTDYAKKLINEKVYLEKDHVVAYVGEGPRGKKYRSSTLFIKDQEGQLQGLLCINFDADVYKKVAMDVLKLANLSLDIEQIEQKTDQEQPVEKLTDSISHIIYSVIDKEIIESGAQLSPEQKRQAISKLKENGVFEIKGTINEVADIMGMSESSVYRYLQMISRNEKYLGT
- a CDS encoding glycerol dehydratase reactivase beta/small subunit family protein, with translation MKHDETRKPRIHVYYTPEIEDISIFEDVLFGIEEEGIPYAVKEEMNLNSLELCYKAAQRSNLAVGIGIKADGEVTLTFNKLKKNEPLFIVDSCWDKTILRNLGTNAGRLVKGIAFK
- a CDS encoding diol dehydratase reactivase subunit alpha; this encodes MKIIAGVDIGNATTEVALGRLNNGRIEFLSSGIVPTSGIKGTEENIQGVFSSLKQALFKVSMELDHLDMVRINEAAPVIGDVAMETITETIITESTMIGHNPSTPGGIGLGIGKTIYIEDLDSLNTENMKDNQFIVLILSSISFLEAAVRINAAVKRGINITAAMVQKDDGVLINNRLEQKIPIVDEVLLLEKVPVGMRAVVEVAEQGGVVTTLSNPYGIATVFGLTSEETKLIVPVARALIGNRSAVVIRTPKGDVQEKKIPAGNIQIDGLKHKETVEVEAGAAKIMEAVKLSIPIQDIRGESGTNAGGMLERVRQVMAKLTNQKLADIKIQDLLAVDTFVPQKVKGGLAQEFSMDNAVGIAAMVKADKLQMQMIAHKLQEKLKVDVEVGGVEADMAIRGALTTPGSSTPLAILDMGAGSTDASIINKEGKICSIHLAGAGNMVTMLIKSELGLEDLNLAEDIKKYPLAKVESLFHIRHEDSTVEFFDNPLDSSVFAKVVILKDGMLIPIDGQNSLEKIKMVRKTAKEKVFVTNCLRALSIVSPTGNIRDIEFVVLVGGSSLDFEIPQLVTDALSHYGVVAGRGNVRGIEGPRNAVATGLLLGFNFIQQKASTSISGG